A genomic segment from Vibrio aquimaris encodes:
- a CDS encoding phage major tail tube protein, whose protein sequence is MARTPHHKKLIINDITLTNDLASFQPPVMKKKMADRKGTLVGSKRFVKYEAPEWEAKTEGISDDVILSCLRDGKDTIVIYLEEGDDDGVPYTLEHTMTGETEFSNGESEVGGDLAQSSIKGVSVDKYRHTYNGKVITDFDIGTNDYTIGGKQYQNRLK, encoded by the coding sequence ATGGCGCGTACACCACACCATAAGAAACTCATTATTAATGACATCACGCTAACGAATGACCTCGCGTCATTCCAGCCGCCTGTGATGAAAAAGAAAATGGCGGATCGAAAAGGCACGCTGGTTGGTTCAAAGCGCTTTGTTAAATACGAAGCGCCTGAGTGGGAAGCCAAAACCGAAGGAATTTCGGACGACGTGATCTTGTCTTGCCTGAGAGATGGCAAAGACACCATCGTAATTTACCTCGAAGAGGGGGACGATGATGGCGTGCCGTACACGCTTGAGCACACCATGACAGGTGAGACGGAGTTCAGCAATGGTGAGTCTGAGGTGGGTGGTGATCTGGCTCAGTCGTCCATTAAAGGCGTGTCAGTCGACAAGTACCGTCACACGTACAACGGGAAAGTGATCACCGACTTTGATATTGGTACGAACGATTACACGATTGGTGGTAAGCAATATCAAAACCGCTTGAAGTAA
- a CDS encoding recombinase family protein — protein sequence MKGQNVGYIRVSTVLQSTERQLADIELDVVFEEKTTAKTIDRPELERCKAHCRAGDILHIHSLDRVCRSGVDDAVKLVNEMLGKGVTVAFHKDGLTFSGDKMSATQEGVLSILAAVAKMERDLIEERRLEGIAIAKTQGRKAGRKGVSDKVKAKLSEMMREGKKAGEISETLNLGRSTVYRLMKEISSETETP from the coding sequence ATGAAAGGGCAAAACGTCGGATACATTCGAGTAAGCACTGTCTTGCAAAGCACTGAGCGCCAGCTTGCTGACATTGAGCTTGATGTCGTGTTTGAAGAGAAAACCACGGCAAAGACAATTGACCGACCGGAGCTGGAGCGCTGCAAAGCACACTGTCGAGCGGGCGATATACTACACATTCACTCACTCGACCGTGTGTGTCGTTCTGGCGTTGATGACGCGGTTAAACTGGTTAATGAGATGCTAGGTAAGGGCGTGACCGTTGCTTTTCACAAAGACGGCTTAACGTTTAGCGGGGATAAAATGAGCGCCACTCAAGAGGGGGTTTTGAGCATACTGGCAGCGGTCGCAAAAATGGAGCGAGACCTAATAGAAGAGCGTCGACTTGAGGGCATAGCAATAGCCAAAACTCAAGGACGAAAAGCAGGGAGAAAGGGCGTAAGTGACAAGGTCAAAGCCAAGCTATCTGAAATGATGAGGGAGGGGAAAAAAGCGGGGGAAATTTCCGAAACGCTCAACCTTGGAAGATCGACCGTTTATCGACTCATGAAAGAGATAAGTTCGGAAACCGAAACGCCCTAG
- a CDS encoding phage tail assembly protein — translation MTIKNQEILKKFGEAFFESGRIRKHSLNKPLPDVKEVTIRPLTLAEHCDLGEELDEFEVVSLMTGLDESVLTRIKTPDWNVIVGYVNDLRTKDAYKLANRRYKPKDHKVAIIFADEPYWVEFDEPSVGLSRTLSKEKDTMKRLEMYLNNLTSLKPEQIKSLPIPDYNMLDAVVADFLSQRADYFQ, via the coding sequence ATGACAATTAAGAATCAAGAAATATTAAAGAAGTTTGGCGAAGCGTTTTTTGAGTCCGGTCGTATCAGAAAGCACTCGTTAAACAAGCCGTTACCGGATGTGAAAGAGGTGACGATTCGCCCGCTCACCTTGGCTGAGCATTGTGATTTAGGCGAGGAGTTGGATGAGTTCGAGGTGGTCTCGTTGATGACCGGACTTGATGAATCTGTCTTGACGCGCATCAAAACGCCGGATTGGAATGTCATTGTTGGTTACGTCAATGACCTGCGCACCAAAGACGCTTACAAGCTGGCGAACCGTCGCTATAAGCCCAAAGATCATAAAGTGGCGATTATCTTTGCGGATGAGCCGTATTGGGTGGAGTTTGATGAGCCGAGCGTGGGTTTAAGTCGCACGCTTAGCAAGGAAAAAGACACTATGAAGCGCCTTGAGATGTATTTGAACAACTTGACGTCGCTAAAGCCTGAACAAATCAAGTCATTGCCAATCCCTGACTACAACATGCTTGATGCTGTGGTGGCGGATTTTTTGTCTCAAAGGGCGGATTATTTTCAATAA
- a CDS encoding N-acetylmuramoyl-L-alanine amidase, protein MKKIAIIVGHSVTSGGAVNANGMSEYLFNDQLARLIAPKLIEKGYEPLIVYRDCTYSELPFKVNDTGADIAISLHCNAHDTTVSGSEVLHYKHSKTSPKLAELIQKEVVAVLGLRDRGLRPVDKAHKGKKGDKGGYLCAKTVMPCVIVEPFFIDNDYDLALGKSRMSQLAEAIAKGAAAYVG, encoded by the coding sequence ATGAAAAAAATTGCGATTATCGTCGGGCACAGTGTTACGTCAGGCGGCGCAGTGAATGCGAACGGCATGAGTGAGTATTTGTTTAATGATCAGTTGGCTCGCCTGATTGCACCCAAGTTGATTGAGAAAGGCTATGAGCCTTTAATTGTGTACCGTGATTGCACTTACAGCGAACTGCCATTCAAGGTGAACGACACCGGAGCGGATATTGCTATTTCATTGCATTGTAATGCGCATGACACAACGGTGAGCGGCTCTGAGGTGCTGCATTACAAGCATTCGAAAACGAGCCCGAAACTGGCTGAGCTGATTCAAAAAGAAGTGGTCGCCGTACTTGGCTTGCGTGACCGTGGTTTGCGTCCGGTTGACAAGGCGCATAAGGGTAAAAAAGGCGATAAAGGCGGCTATCTATGTGCTAAGACAGTCATGCCGTGCGTGATAGTTGAGCCGTTTTTTATTGATAACGATTACGACCTTGCACTTGGAAAATCTCGCATGAGCCAGCTTGCTGAGGCAATAGCCAAAGGGGCGGCGGCGTATGTGGGCTAA
- a CDS encoding phage tail protein, giving the protein MHYAIDDLVLTPVNDTGVDTSSRRSKGVFSQSKNIAGARQVRRAQPLQTWSLTVSSFALDGMEAADTLREMQKAGKPHTVSDFEGNDLGQWTIDDVNEKGSELTDDGVHQQVGIDLTLLEWRQDEASSVSW; this is encoded by the coding sequence ATGCACTATGCCATTGATGACTTAGTGTTAACCCCCGTAAATGATACGGGGGTGGACACGTCAAGTCGGCGCTCAAAGGGCGTCTTTTCTCAATCAAAAAATATTGCGGGCGCTCGACAGGTTCGGCGCGCCCAACCTCTTCAAACGTGGTCTCTTACCGTGAGCTCTTTTGCGCTTGATGGTATGGAAGCCGCTGACACGTTACGAGAAATGCAGAAAGCGGGCAAACCCCACACCGTCAGTGATTTTGAAGGGAACGATCTCGGTCAGTGGACAATTGACGATGTGAATGAAAAAGGCTCGGAGCTGACGGATGACGGCGTGCATCAACAAGTCGGTATTGATTTGACTCTTTTGGAGTGGCGACAAGATGAAGCAAGCAGCGTTAGTTGGTGA
- a CDS encoding ArdC family protein has protein sequence MNTIEQEPNFNAVTGSIYSIQNQKHLDEHKEAFKLTGCAWAGFKQWQEAGRKVKKGAKGCKIYMVVERKIRDNDGKPQKNLLDEDAKMTCLKGVYVFNIEHTEEI, from the coding sequence ATGAACACTATCGAACAAGAACCAAACTTCAACGCAGTAACAGGCAGCATCTATTCAATTCAGAATCAAAAACATCTTGATGAGCATAAGGAAGCGTTTAAGCTTACTGGCTGCGCTTGGGCTGGTTTTAAGCAGTGGCAAGAGGCAGGTCGAAAAGTGAAGAAAGGCGCGAAAGGCTGCAAGATTTATATGGTTGTTGAGCGTAAGATTCGTGACAATGACGGTAAACCTCAAAAGAATCTTTTAGATGAAGATGCAAAAATGACATGCCTAAAAGGTGTCTACGTGTTTAATATCGAGCACACTGAAGAGATTTAA
- a CDS encoding phage tail tape measure protein, which translates to MMLKKVVVDYVANTMTAQADVENLTQSQSKLSNAMTSVKAKGKELNAQLSDVRAYESYEKRIATINDTLRQNQKRIEELTKKKQQAAESGNKTVKFLKSEAKELDRLTNKNKMLSVESKGLASSLDAVSEKLEKAGINTRDLGSEKDTLTRKSQRLTKQLKEEQDHLKRVADHQQRRDAALDKAKDAGKTASIAAVAAVGASYVNASTREYQFAEVAKTLEEGTTSQEEQALKQVLERIAMNTANMSTSDAFALAAGGSAGGIKNADLAAYVEQTGKIAAAWDMDAFQAADITMAIRNSMSLDSAGLNRLADEINQASNSFGTTADRVVKTIAQDGATMTENGFTNQQTVAMATALNTLGAAPEQAGTIMKNLVLNMAAGDKASNPAKEAFEQIGLDSVSVSERMAEGDAQGALNQVFEGIRSLDKAEQTGVIKEIFGSEGFSKVQALIAKEGWLGEIESTLIDKEGNNLASGAVNAEYATIANTSLKRDEMMTDSLLDLSQALGESFMPVMDEIRPIVIDAAQGTAEFIRENKNLVSGLMVVGGVVATVAAGMKVWRGVQSVKTLAGLANEARELKRAELARKGASRSASALARRIAVLDRAMKMAGHGRGGGLDLGRGSRKGKARGKIAGLTSALSSSKAAKVAGVARRVPMLGVGLSAVEAAGALSTGDTKGAVEAGGGAAGAAAGMAIGSVIGSVIPVAGTALGAAAGAYLGDMGGRWLAKMSYNFFSSPDSKSELTGEPLPNKQKEIAQAQQQMALAAQMPPVQVHVDATGATPETANLVANQTSESLKETIRQLLEEERRKETRRATYSLG; encoded by the coding sequence ATGATGCTTAAAAAAGTCGTCGTTGATTACGTTGCCAACACTATGACCGCTCAAGCGGACGTTGAAAACCTCACTCAATCGCAATCTAAGCTCTCTAACGCAATGACCTCAGTCAAGGCTAAGGGGAAGGAGCTCAACGCTCAATTGAGCGACGTGAGAGCGTATGAGAGCTATGAAAAGCGCATTGCCACTATAAATGACACGCTCAGGCAGAATCAAAAGCGCATTGAAGAGCTCACCAAGAAAAAACAACAGGCGGCGGAGTCGGGTAATAAAACGGTTAAGTTTCTGAAAAGTGAGGCGAAGGAACTCGACCGATTAACCAATAAAAACAAGATGCTGAGCGTTGAGTCCAAAGGCTTGGCGTCTAGCCTTGATGCGGTGTCTGAAAAGTTGGAAAAGGCGGGTATTAATACGCGCGATCTTGGCTCAGAAAAGGACACGTTAACTCGAAAAAGTCAGCGATTAACCAAGCAATTAAAAGAAGAGCAAGACCACCTCAAGCGTGTGGCGGATCATCAACAGCGCCGTGATGCCGCACTTGATAAGGCTAAAGACGCGGGAAAGACTGCCAGCATTGCCGCAGTGGCAGCGGTGGGGGCGTCTTATGTTAACGCCTCGACTCGTGAGTATCAGTTCGCTGAGGTTGCCAAAACGCTGGAAGAAGGCACCACGTCGCAGGAAGAGCAAGCGCTCAAACAGGTGCTTGAGCGAATTGCGATGAATACCGCCAACATGTCGACCTCTGATGCGTTTGCATTGGCGGCGGGTGGTTCGGCGGGTGGCATCAAAAATGCCGACCTCGCGGCTTATGTCGAACAAACGGGCAAAATTGCTGCCGCGTGGGATATGGACGCCTTTCAGGCGGCTGACATCACGATGGCAATTCGTAACTCGATGAGCCTTGATAGTGCGGGTTTGAATCGTTTGGCGGATGAAATCAACCAAGCGTCGAACAGCTTCGGCACCACGGCGGACAGAGTCGTTAAAACCATTGCTCAAGATGGTGCGACGATGACCGAGAACGGCTTTACCAATCAGCAAACCGTCGCAATGGCGACCGCGCTTAACACACTCGGTGCTGCCCCTGAACAGGCGGGCACCATCATGAAAAATCTCGTGCTCAACATGGCAGCAGGGGACAAGGCATCTAACCCAGCAAAGGAAGCGTTTGAGCAAATCGGGCTCGATTCCGTTTCGGTTTCCGAAAGGATGGCGGAAGGGGATGCACAAGGCGCACTTAATCAGGTCTTTGAGGGCATTCGTTCACTTGATAAGGCGGAGCAAACAGGGGTTATCAAGGAGATTTTTGGCTCTGAGGGCTTTTCGAAAGTGCAAGCGCTCATTGCCAAAGAGGGCTGGCTTGGTGAGATTGAATCGACCCTTATCGACAAAGAGGGGAACAATCTCGCTAGCGGTGCGGTGAATGCCGAATACGCCACGATAGCCAATACATCGCTCAAGCGTGACGAAATGATGACGGACTCTCTGCTTGATCTGAGTCAGGCGCTTGGTGAGTCGTTTATGCCAGTGATGGACGAGATTCGCCCCATCGTGATTGATGCAGCTCAAGGTACAGCCGAGTTTATCCGAGAAAACAAAAATCTTGTCTCTGGGCTCATGGTTGTGGGGGGCGTAGTGGCAACCGTTGCGGCAGGGATGAAAGTGTGGCGCGGAGTTCAGTCGGTTAAAACATTGGCAGGGCTGGCGAATGAAGCCCGAGAGCTTAAACGTGCCGAACTGGCGCGCAAAGGTGCGTCTCGCAGTGCGTCCGCGTTGGCTCGTCGCATCGCTGTGCTTGATAGAGCCATGAAAATGGCGGGGCATGGTCGCGGCGGAGGTCTTGACCTTGGCAGAGGCTCAAGGAAAGGAAAAGCCCGAGGGAAAATCGCAGGGCTCACCAGTGCGCTCTCTTCGTCGAAGGCGGCGAAAGTGGCGGGAGTGGCTCGACGTGTTCCGATGCTTGGTGTTGGACTCTCTGCCGTTGAGGCGGCGGGCGCACTGTCTACAGGTGACACAAAAGGAGCCGTTGAGGCGGGCGGTGGGGCTGCGGGTGCGGCGGCTGGCATGGCTATCGGTTCGGTTATTGGTTCGGTGATACCCGTGGCAGGCACCGCGCTTGGTGCTGCCGCTGGGGCTTATCTGGGCGATATGGGGGGGCGTTGGCTGGCTAAGATGTCTTACAACTTCTTTTCCTCTCCGGATTCGAAATCCGAATTGACGGGCGAACCTCTCCCGAATAAACAGAAAGAAATTGCCCAAGCACAACAGCAAATGGCATTGGCGGCACAAATGCCTCCGGTTCAAGTTCATGTTGATGCAACAGGGGCAACGCCCGAAACCGCTAATCTGGTTGCTAATCAAACCAGTGAGTCATTGAAAGAAACGATCAGACAACTGCTTGAAGAAGAGCGCCGCAAGGAAACTCGTCGAGCAACGTACAGCTTAGGGTGA